The genome window TTGTGGTTTGGTCTTCGTAAGAAAGTGATAAGTTCGCTTGTATGCCGGAGCTATTGATTTTGGAGCGGGAACTAGTTTTATTCGCAGTATTCGGTTTGAATTTGCTTAAATTTTGAATGCTCACCTGGCTTGACAGCTTTTTATTCTTATTGTAATAATCCAGGCTTTTTGAAAATGCATATACCAATTCGCCATAAGGTATTCTCAAATGGGATGATTTAATCCAGGTTTGAGCCTTTTTATTTTTCTCCATGTATTTTATGGTTGAATTTGCAAGCTTCAAGTATTCTGACTTTTTCAAAGTTCCTGTTGCTGCAGCGTAATTTAAATTTGCAGGTTCATTGACAGTTATGGATTTAATTTTAAAATTAGTGACATTTTTGTTTTCATCAATCTTTTTTAAAGCATAAGCTGCCAGATATAAATACTGGGAAGTTTTATAGCTCTTTTTATCAATAGTTACAGATTTAGGCAATTCTCCTTTTTTCTCGATATGGTTTTTGACAACAGAAGCCTGTGAGATGATTTTGCTGATAGGGACTCCGTTCTTATCATAGTTGGAAATATTCTCTAGCGCAATGGAACTTGCCAGTTTTTTATTGTTGTTGTAATATGCCAGGTTTCTAGCTATTGCAAAAATAAACTGGGTATACGGAATCTTTCCTTTGCTTGAATTGATAGTGTTTGGAGCTTTTTTGTATCTGTCTATATATTTGATGACATTTGCGGATAGCTTCTTATACTCGGATTTTTTAATGCTTCCGGTTTTAAGCGAATATTTCAAGCTAGTAGGGTTTTTAACGCTTTTTGCCATGATCTTGCTTGAGCCGGTATCATTCAATGCCTTGCACATCAGGTATAAAAACTGTGGAGAAGTGTAGTTCTTATTGTTTATTGTTATGGAACTTGGAAGCTTGCCGTTTGTTTCCACATATTTGACAAAAGTTGAGGATTCCTTGATAATACTGCTAGCCTTTATGTATTTGGAATTCACATTATTTGCAGTGCTTGTGGTAGTTTTTGTGCTTGTACTGCTTGCAGCACTTTTAACGCTTGTTGTGCTGCTGCTTGTAGTGCTTTTTACATTTGTTGTGCTGCTGCTTGTAGTGCTTTTTACACTTGATGTGCTGTTTGACTTCACGCTTGTTGTGCCGGATGCACTTAAGTTTTTATTTTCACTATTGCTCACACTTGATAATCCATTTGCATTATTGTTTGTGCTTGATAATCTAACCTCTTTTGCTGTTACATCACTATTATCCAAGGCAGTATTCAATAACTCATTATCAACTGAATTATCATTAATTGCTTGTTTTTCTAATCCTGCATTATCCACATTTGCAGCACATGCAGTATTCAAGCAAATGCAGACCAATGCTATCACTATTAGAAAAGCCGTTTTCTTATTAATACTAACACCTCATTTTAAATAGTTTGATCTATTCTTTAATTCGAAACTGAAAATGGCCGGTTTTCAAATAATTAGACAAGCTTTCAATTTGGTTAATTTTCTAGAATATTTTCCAAATCTTTTAATTTTCTCAATATTATCTGGAGATGAGTTTCGATTGATAAA of Methanobrevibacter sp. contains these proteins:
- a CDS encoding transglutaminase domain-containing protein, giving the protein MVCICLNTACAANVDNAGLEKQAINDNSVDNELLNTALDNSDVTAKEVRLSSTNNNANGLSSVSNSENKNLSASGTTSVKSNSTSSVKSTTSSSTTNVKSTTSSSTTSVKSAASSTSTKTTTSTANNVNSKYIKASSIIKESSTFVKYVETNGKLPSSITINNKNYTSPQFLYLMCKALNDTGSSKIMAKSVKNPTSLKYSLKTGSIKKSEYKKLSANVIKYIDRYKKAPNTINSSKGKIPYTQFIFAIARNLAYYNNNKKLASSIALENISNYDKNGVPISKIISQASVVKNHIEKKGELPKSVTIDKKSYKTSQYLYLAAYALKKIDENKNVTNFKIKSITVNEPANLNYAAATGTLKKSEYLKLANSTIKYMEKNKKAQTWIKSSHLRIPYGELVYAFSKSLDYYNKNKKLSSQVSIQNLSKFKPNTANKTSSRSKINSSGIQANLSLSYEDQTTKINFNINAKLSDISSKINSLLKLNLNGVSSETSKNTIKTAASTNKSTASKTTTKTANKTTAKKTVTKTTTKTTSKATANIVKINKAIIKLIPKSILNTKYKGESLKKYLSSTTNCQVKNANIKKLAKSLTKNCKNNLQKATKIFNWVRDNVAYEKYPNTRKGAAEVLVSKKGNCVDQAHLTVALARSAGIPARYVNANNCKFSTGYTSGHVWAEFLIEDTWVAGDTTSCRNSFGIVKNWNIKNYKLLGKYSSISF